From the genome of Candidatus Nitrosocosmicus oleophilus, one region includes:
- a CDS encoding VOC family protein: MTSAINLMSDVYAISAITLIIKDMKRSCNFYSKIPGFRLIYGGSLDDAFTTFQIGKRKSPMYLNLELETSESSTRLSNYKPRFFGRIIFYTTDVDKLYSYFISNSSLSGLMLLVHEPVDAPWGERYFYVREPDGYELSFAHPLKRKSVQQN, translated from the coding sequence ATGACCTCCGCAATTAATCTAATGAGTGACGTATATGCAATTTCAGCAATAACTTTAATCATAAAAGACATGAAAAGGTCTTGTAACTTTTATTCTAAAATACCTGGTTTTAGATTGATTTATGGCGGATCTCTCGATGATGCATTTACTACTTTTCAGATTGGAAAACGCAAGTCACCTATGTATTTGAATCTAGAACTTGAAACCTCTGAAAGTAGTACTCGTCTTAGTAATTACAAACCTAGATTTTTTGGTAGAATAATTTTTTATACTACCGATGTAGACAAATTATATTCGTATTTTATCAGTAATTCATCTCTTTCAGGTTTAATGTTGCTTGTTCACGAACCGGTGGATGCCCCTTGGGGTGAAAGATATTTCTATGTAAGAGAACCAGATGGGTATGAACTTTCATTCGCTCACCCTCTGAAAAGAAAATCTGTCCAGCAGAATTAA
- a CDS encoding CDGSH iron-sulfur domain-containing protein, whose product MEVKVGNDSKWICMCGLSQNQPFCDGAHKKTLNEEDGKVYKYNTDGTRTEIQI is encoded by the coding sequence ATGGAAGTGAAGGTTGGCAATGATAGTAAATGGATTTGCATGTGTGGATTAAGTCAAAACCAGCCGTTTTGTGATGGTGCACATAAAAAAACACTAAATGAGGAGGATGGAAAAGTCTACAAGTACAACACTGACGGTACTAGGACTGAGATACAAATTTGA
- a CDS encoding DUF72 domain-containing protein produces MCSQFYLGCSGWNYGDIPDKGGWLNVFYPDNKTRKLSYYSQFFNTVEMDATFYKRFYKHMNERLFMGMANATPNEFKISVKVPEIITHEKRLDINKNVVTDLNEFLKKISPLEINRKLGSIIIQLPPSYTINEYNRLEEFLVALRNRSDLKNHDNIALEFRHNSWNTEGVLELLHHFGIASVLTDSPAQENLGFLSNENNLASNKLAVVRLHGRNTTRDHYWYDYLYSEEELIPWVNKINRIKENVETIFVYFNNHYGGKAIVNSLQFKELINNQPLSENEKKILEKARKYLSNTL; encoded by the coding sequence ATGTGTTCTCAATTTTATCTAGGATGTTCTGGATGGAACTATGGTGATATACCAGATAAGGGTGGGTGGTTAAACGTATTTTACCCAGATAATAAAACGAGAAAATTGAGTTATTATTCTCAGTTCTTTAATACAGTCGAGATGGATGCTACTTTCTACAAGAGATTCTATAAACACATGAATGAAAGGTTATTTATGGGAATGGCAAATGCAACTCCTAATGAATTCAAAATATCAGTCAAAGTTCCCGAAATAATTACACATGAAAAGAGATTAGATATTAACAAGAATGTAGTAACTGATTTGAATGAATTTTTAAAAAAAATATCACCACTTGAAATTAATAGGAAATTAGGATCGATAATAATCCAACTCCCACCTAGCTATACCATTAATGAGTACAATAGATTAGAGGAGTTTTTGGTTGCTCTGAGAAATCGATCTGATCTTAAAAATCATGATAATATTGCCCTAGAATTCAGGCATAATTCATGGAATACGGAGGGTGTACTAGAATTACTCCATCACTTTGGTATAGCATCCGTCTTGACTGATTCTCCTGCGCAAGAGAATCTGGGATTTTTATCAAATGAAAATAATTTGGCATCTAATAAATTGGCAGTAGTTAGACTCCATGGAAGGAATACAACTAGAGATCATTACTGGTATGATTATCTTTATTCTGAAGAGGAACTTATTCCATGGGTAAACAAGATCAACAGAATAAAGGAAAATGTTGAAACGATTTTTGTTTATTTTAATAATCACTATGGTGGAAAGGCAATCGTAAATTCACTACAATTCAAAGAATTAATAAACAATCAGCCTTTATCAGAAAATGAAAAAAAGATATTAGAAAAAGCAAGGAAATATCTATCTAATACGCTATGA
- a CDS encoding cytidine deaminase: protein MNLLIEAASRSLEKAYNPYSGLSVGCALKTSSGKIYDGVNIENSVFGLTMCAERVAVFKAVSEGNVDIEQIALVASTGKPVYPCGACRQVLFEFNPNTKIHLSNGKTLVLMEILPFAFSRDALS from the coding sequence ATGAACCTGCTAATAGAAGCGGCTTCAAGAAGTTTAGAAAAAGCATACAATCCTTACTCTGGGTTATCTGTAGGTTGTGCGTTAAAAACTTCTTCTGGCAAAATCTATGATGGAGTCAACATTGAAAATTCAGTATTTGGACTGACCATGTGTGCTGAAAGGGTTGCAGTATTTAAGGCTGTTTCGGAAGGGAACGTCGATATAGAGCAAATTGCACTAGTGGCTTCTACAGGAAAGCCAGTCTATCCCTGCGGCGCCTGCAGACAAGTCTTATTTGAATTCAATCCCAATACAAAAATACATTTGAGTAATGGAAAAACGCTTGTTTTAATGGAAATTCTCCCTTTTGCATTTTCGAGGGATGCTTTAAGTTAA
- a CDS encoding response regulator, with protein MSIDYLHYVASYKKDIKNPHSNSDKHISLPRRAHVLTHSTNNKNLTKIHPGPYVKKNKKYRVLLAESNSGVRAVIKLYLESLNFDYITADRGDEALRLFSDTVANRRKNYDVVLLDSHLDGLSGLEVAIEIHKQCPYQRIMIMSASPREHLPNKLLKSAKIHESDIFTRPFRLAELICSIEPIR; from the coding sequence GTGTCAATTGACTATTTGCATTACGTAGCATCTTATAAGAAAGATATAAAAAATCCGCATAGTAACAGTGATAAACATATATCGTTACCAAGGAGAGCACATGTACTTACGCATTCTACAAACAATAAGAACCTGACAAAGATTCATCCCGGCCCTTATGTAAAGAAAAATAAGAAATACCGAGTGCTGTTAGCTGAATCAAACTCTGGTGTCCGGGCAGTGATCAAACTATATTTAGAATCTTTAAATTTTGATTACATCACTGCGGATAGGGGTGATGAAGCTTTACGTCTCTTTTCTGATACCGTTGCCAATAGGAGAAAAAATTATGATGTTGTATTACTGGATTCCCATTTAGATGGGCTTTCTGGATTAGAAGTCGCAATCGAGATTCATAAACAGTGTCCATACCAAAGAATTATGATCATGAGCGCTTCTCCGAGAGAACACCTGCCTAATAAATTACTAAAGTCGGCCAAAATTCACGAGAGCGACATTTTTACAAGACCATTTAGACTTGCAGAATTGATTTGTTCAATAGAGCCAATACGCTAA
- a CDS encoding flavin reductase family protein — translation MDTLEFDISEMNAPLRYNLLISLVTPRPIAFISTLSDKGIPNAAPFSFFNLMGNDPPIVAIGIGKDETRKNDLKDSGYNIQKTKEFVINIVNESILEQVNITSVDFPPEVDESEIAGLTKLPSIKVKPPRIAESPANLECRLAGTIEIGNTRIILGEIIYLHIKKEFLDHENQTIHTDLISPVGRMHKNGVYTRTTDLFNLPRLSFKEWEAQERNNDKM, via the coding sequence ATGGATACGCTGGAATTTGATATTTCCGAGATGAATGCACCTCTTAGATATAATTTATTAATTTCTCTAGTAACTCCCAGACCTATTGCCTTCATTTCAACCTTGAGTGATAAAGGAATCCCAAATGCTGCTCCTTTTTCATTTTTTAATTTGATGGGTAATGACCCCCCAATTGTGGCCATAGGTATTGGAAAAGATGAAACTCGAAAGAATGACTTGAAAGATTCTGGATATAATATCCAAAAAACAAAGGAGTTTGTAATCAATATTGTAAACGAGAGTATTTTGGAGCAAGTGAACATTACATCAGTTGATTTTCCACCAGAAGTCGACGAATCCGAAATTGCCGGGCTAACTAAGTTGCCATCTATAAAGGTGAAACCTCCAAGGATTGCAGAGTCACCTGCTAACCTAGAATGCCGCCTAGCCGGTACAATAGAAATTGGAAACACTCGTATAATATTAGGGGAAATTATCTACTTGCATATAAAGAAAGAATTTTTAGATCATGAAAATCAAACGATTCATACCGATTTAATTTCACCAGTCGGGAGGATGCACAAAAACGGTGTTTATACTCGAACTACTGATTTGTTTAATTTACCTCGCCTATCTTTTAAAGAATGGGAAGCACAGGAAAGAAATAACGATAAGATGTGA
- a CDS encoding DUF1059 domain-containing protein, with product MKTISCREAGFDCDYVVKGETEEEVLNNGIEHAKSHHNMKEEDITDEMKEKIKGIIHSD from the coding sequence ATGAAAACGATTAGTTGTAGAGAAGCTGGATTTGATTGTGATTATGTCGTAAAAGGTGAAACAGAAGAAGAAGTTTTGAATAATGGTATAGAGCATGCCAAGAGTCATCACAATATGAAAGAAGAAGATATAACTGATGAAATGAAAGAGAAGATCAAAGGAATTATTCACAGTGATTAG
- a CDS encoding NADPH-dependent F420 reductase, translated as MKIGILGSGEVGRRLADGCIDLGHHVMIGTRNPEKEEIQKWIDNPKHKETAFVGSFAEAASFGELIVLSTLWRGTENAINMAISSNFNNKIVVDTTNPLEFAKDSPPKLSLGYDKSAGEVIQSLLPNSKVVKAFNIVGNPHMIHPDFPGGPPTMFICGNFKDAKDIIIEELLTPFGWDTIDIGGIEQSRLLEPLAMLWITYYIQTGLGNHAFKLLKK; from the coding sequence ATGAAGATAGGTATACTAGGCTCAGGTGAAGTAGGTCGAAGACTCGCGGATGGCTGTATAGATCTTGGCCACCACGTTATGATCGGGACAAGAAATCCTGAAAAAGAAGAAATACAGAAATGGATAGACAACCCCAAACATAAGGAAACTGCTTTTGTTGGATCCTTTGCTGAAGCGGCATCTTTTGGTGAATTAATTGTCCTTTCTACTTTATGGAGGGGCACTGAGAACGCAATTAATATGGCTATTTCATCTAATTTTAATAATAAAATAGTCGTTGATACAACAAATCCATTGGAATTTGCTAAAGATTCACCACCAAAGTTATCGCTCGGGTATGATAAATCTGCAGGTGAGGTAATTCAATCCTTACTACCAAATTCAAAAGTTGTAAAAGCCTTTAACATTGTAGGTAATCCCCATATGATTCATCCAGACTTCCCAGGGGGTCCACCAACCATGTTTATTTGTGGCAATTTTAAGGACGCCAAGGACATAATCATTGAAGAATTATTAACTCCATTTGGTTGGGATACAATAGACATTGGGGGAATTGAACAATCTAGATTGTTAGAACCCCTTGCGATGTTATGGATAACTTATTACATTCAAACCGGTCTGGGAAACCATGCATTCAAGCTGCTAAAAAAATAA
- a CDS encoding MBL fold metallo-hydrolase yields the protein MANDDNNSNNKNSLVIKPTELKRKMDKGDDIFILDVRSRYEHDLWTISYDNYPDSLVIPVDTLASNESLKQIPKNKEVITFCAHGQRSSMAARTLASLGYNVRTVEGGMVGWSRLYDVAEVNLDSNITLKIWQVRRISKGCMSYVIASTKDKKATIIDATCDIDTVINTLLQENELTLSRVLDTHMHADHLSGSIRVARKYRSEVAISGFENYDTHQVSSEKDPKYRLISAGQKFELGDGFYLEAIHTPGHTDGSMSFLLKINNDTRNRNSNIQKNSADDFARNNDNNGNPDYYLFTGDTIFVNGVGRPDLRSKSQEYTNKLFHTYNRVIFDLPDKTIILPAHYSSGFEHEKPVLDSLGSIKQKLASILDSKEKFIDFVTSNIPPHPMNYEKIVYLNKNLTSCDMVNQTDLDSGPNSCGIRA from the coding sequence ATGGCAAATGACGATAATAATAGTAATAACAAGAATAGTTTAGTGATAAAACCAACTGAGTTAAAGAGAAAGATGGACAAAGGCGATGATATTTTTATTTTAGATGTCAGAAGTAGATACGAACATGATCTGTGGACTATTTCCTATGATAATTATCCGGATTCGCTTGTAATCCCAGTAGATACACTAGCTTCTAATGAATCTCTAAAACAGATTCCAAAGAATAAAGAAGTAATCACGTTTTGTGCTCATGGGCAAAGGTCATCTATGGCAGCAAGAACTCTGGCATCTTTGGGTTATAATGTTAGAACTGTTGAAGGCGGGATGGTTGGATGGAGTAGGCTATATGATGTTGCTGAAGTAAATTTAGATTCAAACATAACATTGAAAATTTGGCAGGTAAGACGCATCTCAAAGGGGTGCATGAGCTATGTTATTGCATCCACAAAAGATAAGAAAGCAACAATTATTGATGCAACATGCGATATTGATACTGTTATCAACACCCTGCTTCAAGAAAATGAACTTACACTTAGCAGAGTACTTGATACTCATATGCATGCAGATCACCTTTCAGGCTCAATCAGAGTTGCTAGAAAATATCGATCAGAGGTAGCAATTAGTGGGTTTGAAAACTACGACACACACCAGGTATCATCTGAAAAGGATCCAAAATATAGACTAATTTCAGCAGGACAAAAATTTGAATTAGGAGATGGATTTTATTTAGAGGCGATTCACACCCCCGGACATACAGATGGCAGCATGAGTTTCTTGTTGAAAATAAATAATGATACTAGAAATAGGAACAGCAACATACAGAAAAATAGTGCTGATGATTTTGCCAGAAATAATGATAATAATGGGAATCCAGATTATTACCTTTTTACAGGTGATACCATTTTTGTAAATGGGGTAGGGAGACCGGATCTTCGTAGTAAATCACAGGAGTATACCAATAAACTTTTCCACACTTACAATCGTGTGATTTTTGATTTGCCTGATAAAACAATCATACTTCCAGCTCACTACAGCTCCGGTTTTGAACATGAAAAGCCCGTGCTAGATTCACTGGGATCAATTAAACAAAAACTGGCATCCATACTCGATTCTAAAGAAAAATTCATCGACTTTGTAACTTCAAATATCCCACCTCATCCTATGAATTATGAAAAAATAGTCTACTTGAACAAGAACTTGACCTCGTGTGATATGGTAAATCAAACAGATCTAGACTCTGGCCCAAATTCTTGCGGTATCAGGGCATAG
- the hsp20 gene encoding archaeal heat shock protein Hsp20 — protein sequence MSNKDIIPSDWISRFFETDLGKGRARGLELFNREVFSDFDDIHKEMNRMFDVFNDISNNAPKELVREYETKEGGKVREVGPIVYGYSMTIGPDGKPHVREFGNVKSLNNNAVKKIGTKPDTVSQISAEREPLVDVNMTDKEVKVVVEMPGIRKEDIKIKAYDSQVEVTSSKDAQRKYHKNIELPELAEVETARSAYNNGILEITFDKKKVTKPAGKEIKIE from the coding sequence ATGAGTAATAAAGATATAATACCAAGCGATTGGATTAGCAGATTCTTTGAGACAGATTTAGGAAAAGGTAGAGCAAGAGGGTTAGAATTGTTCAATAGAGAAGTATTCAGCGATTTTGACGATATTCATAAGGAAATGAACAGAATGTTTGATGTATTCAACGATATCTCTAATAATGCCCCAAAAGAGCTTGTAAGGGAATATGAAACAAAGGAAGGTGGGAAAGTTAGAGAAGTAGGGCCAATCGTATACGGATATTCGATGACTATCGGACCCGACGGCAAACCTCACGTAAGGGAATTTGGAAATGTCAAATCTTTGAATAACAATGCTGTAAAAAAAATAGGAACAAAACCAGATACTGTCTCCCAAATATCCGCAGAAAGGGAGCCATTAGTTGATGTGAATATGACGGATAAAGAGGTCAAAGTAGTGGTCGAAATGCCCGGTATTAGAAAAGAAGACATAAAAATAAAAGCATATGACTCGCAAGTTGAGGTTACATCATCAAAGGATGCCCAAAGAAAATATCATAAGAATATAGAACTTCCAGAGCTAGCAGAAGTTGAGACCGCAAGGTCAGCATATAACAATGGCATACTGGAAATAACCTTCGACAAAAAGAAAGTTACTAAACCTGCAGGTAAGGAAATTAAAATAGAGTAG
- a CDS encoding sensor histidine kinase: MIEQINYNVLSQNKTLRLADYGKTFVILPILLVSSVILGILSFNYFTQTANQIQELALDDLQTNSEIEVYSISNILQNSIYFVNSNLERIVNSPSITNWNITGIQRLLDLALNSTNYVADGYYLLDRNGTLVTFTGINKEQYAPFKGINLSHRDYFQIPKLNGTLYTSTVIESNDSVPRIYISFPITRSNNTELLDPAVDLQQSRSNSTSFKGVVVASIAAKTLGNFLESQLHPKFNGEIGFLDRDGTIIYSPNQTFIGKDYFGPEFQSFMKTSLKDNEERFNNIIHKALAAESGVDEFSFENSTTTIAYQAVLVPGSQGQENRIGTLFITIPHTLAGDVIGLINAQNLVNFTIILGIASIAIIVTIILLRWNQILKNVVDVKTSQLTDSIAKLEKANEDLQSHDKLQKEFINVAAHELRTPTQAISGNLELVEMTYLPSMLQETSINQDEIAREFRDLVENKEKLVEFRKALISTYRNSQRLEKLVNDILDTSRIEGNRLELHKEFFNLNEKIENVIKDISNKSSNYREPNNPNNPIKIVFEPQQSPINVFADKLRIFEVLSNLLNNAIKFSNGNPIIISAIKSKKNKGISPGFDKEKVEVPYDQDVEIVIVSVIDRGKGIDREILPRLFTKFATKSTQGTGLGLYIAKNIIEAHGGQIWAQDNADGNGATFSFSLPLDL, from the coding sequence GTGATAGAGCAAATTAATTATAACGTGCTATCACAAAATAAAACATTGCGTTTAGCAGATTATGGTAAAACCTTTGTTATCTTACCCATATTACTCGTGTCTTCAGTAATCTTGGGGATCTTATCTTTTAACTATTTTACTCAAACAGCAAATCAAATTCAGGAACTAGCATTGGATGATTTGCAAACAAATTCAGAGATTGAAGTCTACAGCATTTCAAACATCCTTCAAAATTCTATATATTTTGTAAATTCAAATTTGGAAAGAATTGTTAATTCCCCATCGATCACAAACTGGAATATTACTGGAATTCAAAGATTACTTGACCTAGCCCTGAACTCTACTAACTATGTAGCGGATGGATATTATCTATTAGATCGCAATGGGACGTTAGTAACCTTTACCGGTATAAATAAAGAACAATATGCACCTTTCAAAGGTATCAATCTAAGCCACAGAGATTATTTTCAAATTCCAAAACTGAATGGAACCCTTTATACAAGCACTGTGATTGAATCCAACGACAGCGTACCAAGAATCTATATTTCATTCCCGATTACTAGGAGTAATAATACCGAGTTACTCGATCCTGCTGTAGATCTACAACAATCCAGAAGCAATTCTACCTCTTTCAAAGGGGTGGTAGTGGCTTCGATAGCAGCAAAAACCCTTGGGAATTTCCTTGAAAGTCAATTGCATCCAAAATTTAATGGCGAAATAGGGTTTCTTGACCGAGATGGTACCATAATATATTCACCAAATCAAACCTTTATAGGTAAAGATTATTTTGGACCCGAATTTCAATCTTTCATGAAAACTTCTCTAAAGGATAATGAGGAGAGATTTAATAACATCATACATAAAGCGCTTGCTGCTGAAAGTGGTGTAGATGAATTCAGCTTTGAGAATTCTACCACCACAATAGCTTACCAGGCAGTGTTAGTTCCAGGCAGCCAGGGACAGGAGAACAGAATTGGTACTTTGTTTATAACTATTCCACATACTCTTGCTGGAGATGTAATAGGTTTGATTAATGCACAAAATCTGGTTAATTTTACGATAATCCTAGGAATTGCCTCAATAGCAATCATAGTGACAATTATCTTGCTACGCTGGAACCAAATTTTAAAGAATGTGGTGGATGTGAAGACCTCTCAATTAACAGATTCGATTGCAAAATTAGAAAAAGCCAACGAAGACTTGCAATCACATGACAAATTACAAAAAGAATTTATCAACGTTGCTGCGCATGAACTCCGGACTCCAACTCAGGCAATATCGGGAAATTTGGAATTAGTTGAGATGACATATCTTCCATCGATGCTACAAGAAACATCCATAAATCAAGATGAAATCGCTAGAGAATTTCGAGATTTGGTCGAAAACAAAGAAAAGTTGGTCGAATTTAGAAAGGCCCTTATTTCCACGTATAGGAATTCACAAAGACTTGAGAAATTAGTGAATGATATTCTAGATACTTCAAGAATTGAAGGTAATAGATTAGAGTTGCATAAAGAATTTTTTAATCTAAATGAGAAAATCGAAAATGTAATCAAAGATATAAGCAACAAATCCAGTAACTATAGAGAGCCAAATAATCCCAATAATCCGATAAAGATAGTATTTGAACCTCAACAAAGTCCAATTAACGTATTTGCTGATAAGCTAAGAATTTTTGAGGTTCTCTCAAATCTGTTAAATAATGCAATAAAATTTTCAAATGGTAACCCAATTATTATTTCAGCTATTAAGTCAAAGAAAAATAAGGGGATTTCCCCTGGGTTTGATAAGGAAAAGGTAGAAGTTCCATATGATCAAGATGTGGAAATAGTGATAGTATCTGTCATAGATAGAGGGAAGGGCATTGACAGGGAAATTTTGCCTCGGTTATTTACAAAATTTGCAACAAAGTCAACCCAAGGCACAGGACTAGGTTTGTACATAGCCAAAAATATAATCGAAGCACACGGCGGACAGATATGGGCTCAAGATAATGCTGATGGGAATGGTGCCACGTTCTCATTTAGTTTACCTTTAGATCTATAA
- a CDS encoding Mut7-C RNAse domain-containing protein, whose translation MNRPKFIVDCMGGNIAKKLRIMGFDTEFWLDASDAFLIERSYHEHMLLVTRDRGLYLRVSKSSTKGLLLPDEDEVKNLVFILERCDIKHINPVPNLNTRCTICNGNIKKLDKTRLSNPIPKKVYEKINAIYECSKCSKVYWEGTHVENINKLIDNINRLLGR comes from the coding sequence GTGAATCGGCCAAAATTTATTGTTGATTGTATGGGAGGAAATATTGCAAAGAAATTAAGAATAATGGGATTTGACACAGAATTCTGGTTAGACGCTAGTGATGCTTTTCTCATCGAGAGAAGTTATCATGAACATATGTTATTGGTAACTAGGGACAGAGGGCTATATTTAAGAGTCTCAAAATCGAGCACGAAGGGATTGCTACTCCCGGATGAAGATGAAGTCAAAAATTTGGTTTTCATATTAGAGAGATGTGATATCAAACATATCAATCCGGTTCCGAATCTAAATACCCGATGTACAATTTGTAACGGCAATATTAAAAAACTTGACAAGACAAGGTTATCTAACCCAATTCCAAAGAAAGTTTATGAAAAAATAAATGCAATTTATGAATGTTCAAAATGTTCAAAAGTATACTGGGAAGGAACCCATGTGGAGAATATCAACAAATTAATAGATAATATCAACAGATTGTTAGGACGGTAA
- a CDS encoding ester cyclase: MTTTEPLRQNVQKLAETFNDPQNRETAYFDFYDDSLIIHGFPPNLPGNKEGFKQFIYMLWNAFPDIRIIFDDIIIEENKVVCRYVLFGTHRGKFLEISPTNKTFRVNGMTIFYFKDRKCVQRWNLVDMISLMEQLKP; the protein is encoded by the coding sequence GTGACCACAACTGAGCCTTTAAGGCAAAATGTTCAAAAATTGGCTGAAACTTTTAACGATCCTCAAAATAGAGAAACGGCTTATTTTGACTTTTATGATGATTCTCTAATAATACACGGTTTCCCTCCTAATTTACCAGGTAATAAAGAAGGTTTTAAGCAATTTATCTATATGCTTTGGAACGCGTTCCCAGATATAAGAATCATATTTGATGACATTATTATCGAGGAAAATAAGGTTGTTTGCAGATACGTTTTATTTGGAACTCATAGGGGAAAGTTTTTGGAGATATCTCCAACCAATAAGACTTTTAGAGTGAATGGAATGACAATATTTTACTTTAAGGATAGAAAATGTGTTCAGCGTTGGAACCTGGTAGATATGATATCTTTAATGGAACAGTTAAAGCCATAG
- a CDS encoding SDR family oxidoreductase translates to MSNIGNSGVALVTGSSTGIGYETCLALARNCFVTCATMRDNKKSGDLEKIARKENLRIKIFEMDVDKDNSVCSAVEQITTEFGKINILVNNAGYGLFGAFEDFSMHEIKNQFETNVFGVIRVIREVLPTMRQQKSGIIVNISSISGLAGVPTQSAYCATKFAVEGLTEALSFELESFGIKLILVEPGIINTEFVKDLVVPSNKYGIDKNMELVNSYYESEKKKSLSIYSNMVDKFLSFYYNAMSHAPHPSLVADEIIQAIVNSSKSENEATPIRIAVGKDSKEYSKLKKELSDKDFHELLRKNLLR, encoded by the coding sequence ATGTCTAATATTGGCAATAGTGGGGTGGCGCTTGTAACAGGTAGTTCAACCGGTATTGGATATGAGACATGTTTGGCACTAGCCCGCAACTGTTTTGTGACATGTGCTACAATGAGGGATAATAAAAAATCTGGCGATTTGGAGAAAATCGCAAGGAAGGAAAATCTACGAATTAAAATATTTGAGATGGATGTAGACAAAGACAATTCTGTTTGTAGTGCTGTTGAACAGATAACTACGGAATTCGGTAAAATAAATATTCTTGTAAATAATGCTGGATATGGTCTTTTTGGAGCCTTTGAAGACTTTTCAATGCATGAAATAAAGAATCAATTTGAAACTAATGTTTTCGGTGTGATCAGAGTAATTCGTGAAGTACTTCCAACAATGAGGCAGCAAAAAAGTGGAATTATTGTTAATATTAGTTCCATTTCCGGACTGGCTGGAGTTCCTACCCAATCTGCCTACTGTGCTACAAAATTTGCGGTTGAGGGGTTGACTGAGGCTCTTTCATTCGAGCTAGAGTCCTTCGGAATCAAATTAATTTTAGTTGAGCCTGGTATAATAAATACAGAATTCGTTAAGGATCTAGTTGTACCTTCAAATAAATATGGGATAGATAAGAATATGGAACTTGTAAATTCATACTATGAAAGCGAAAAGAAAAAATCTTTGTCCATATATAGCAACATGGTGGACAAGTTCTTGTCCTTTTATTATAATGCTATGAGCCATGCTCCTCATCCATCTCTCGTAGCTGACGAAATAATTCAAGCAATTGTTAATTCTTCCAAGAGTGAAAATGAAGCAACTCCAATAAGAATTGCCGTTGGAAAGGATTCCAAAGAATATTCGAAACTCAAAAAGGAGTTATCTGATAAAGACTTTCACGAATTATTGAGAAAGAACTTATTGAGATGA
- a CDS encoding FxLYD domain-containing protein — protein MLKEITVIFSLLMVASFADPFNEFKNSARGQVNGTVDNQNNNNQQSGKLFIPVEDLVTSKTSQGMVEVDGAVRNNNTIELHDIEITGEFFDKDGKSLGKFNEYVTQPSFVLKPNEKHTFNLFEVVNHNRLATTNITATGDPVN, from the coding sequence ATGCTAAAAGAAATTACGGTCATCTTTTCATTGTTAATGGTTGCCTCATTTGCGGACCCTTTTAATGAATTTAAAAATAGTGCAAGAGGACAGGTAAATGGTACTGTTGATAATCAGAATAACAACAACCAACAATCTGGAAAGTTGTTTATTCCTGTAGAGGATCTGGTTACCTCTAAGACTTCACAAGGTATGGTCGAAGTGGACGGAGCAGTAAGGAATAACAACACGATTGAATTGCACGATATTGAAATCACTGGCGAATTCTTTGATAAGGATGGAAAAAGTTTGGGCAAATTCAATGAATATGTTACTCAGCCATCTTTCGTACTAAAGCCAAATGAAAAGCATACTTTTAACTTGTTTGAGGTCGTTAATCATAATAGATTGGCAACTACTAACATAACTGCAACTGGAGATCCAGTTAATTAA